In Methylococcus geothermalis, one genomic interval encodes:
- a CDS encoding oxidative damage protection protein, translating into MARRIICAKLGVEAEGLDAPPFPGAQGQRIFEHVSKQAWQDWLKLQTMLINEHRLTPFEANARKFLEQEREKYLFGEGAATPEGYVPPKP; encoded by the coding sequence ATGGCAAGACGAATCATTTGCGCGAAACTGGGGGTCGAAGCGGAAGGGCTGGACGCCCCGCCGTTTCCCGGCGCCCAAGGCCAGCGCATCTTCGAGCACGTGTCCAAGCAAGCCTGGCAGGACTGGCTCAAACTGCAGACCATGCTGATCAACGAACACCGCTTGACCCCGTTCGAAGCCAACGCCCGCAAGTTTCTGGAACAGGAGCGGGAGAAATACCTGTTCGGCGAGGGTGCCGCCACGCCGGAAGGCTACGTGCCACCCAAACCCTGA
- a CDS encoding transposase family protein yields MSTLERQILFVGGMVAGSVHDDALMKQLFDPALSWFDGADVWLDLGFFGAAADDGNKARIHLPHKKPRTSKNNPHAALTVQPIRENKKQARTRISVEHSIGGMKTFHCLMHRIRNRLNIFIDGFFGLAAGLWNLKMSL; encoded by the coding sequence ATTTCGACCCTTGAGCGGCAAATTCTATTCGTTGGAGGTATGGTGGCCGGCAGCGTTCATGATGATGCGCTGATGAAGCAACTGTTCGATCCTGCATTATCGTGGTTTGATGGCGCCGATGTCTGGTTGGATTTGGGGTTCTTTGGTGCCGCTGCCGATGATGGGAATAAAGCCAGAATTCACCTTCCTCACAAGAAACCCAGGACATCCAAGAACAATCCTCATGCCGCGTTGACAGTTCAACCAATACGAGAGAATAAAAAGCAAGCACGAACCCGAATCTCAGTCGAGCACTCCATTGGAGGAATGAAGACCTTTCACTGCTTGATGCATCGGATTAGAAACCGACTCAACATATTCATCGATGGGTTTTTCGGCCTTGCCGCTGGCCTTTGGAATCTAAAAATGTCTTTGTGA
- a CDS encoding SDR family oxidoreductase gives MQKILIIGATSAIAQATARRFARRGDRLYLLGRDPDRLDGMAQDLRIRGAESVSYASFEAEDFARHPALLDQAYEALGGLDVALIAHGTLPDQRACEASFDTARRELNVNALGTLSLLTHLANRLESQGSGTLAVISSPAGDRGRQSNYVYGAAKAMVTVFCQGLRNRLFGSGVHVLTIKPGFVDTPMTAAFDKGMLWAQPEQIAAGIEKAIGKGKDSVYLPGFWAFIMLAIKHIPEGIFKRLKL, from the coding sequence ATGCAGAAAATATTGATCATCGGCGCCACTTCCGCCATCGCCCAGGCCACCGCCCGGCGCTTCGCCCGGCGCGGCGACCGGCTCTACCTGCTGGGCCGCGACCCGGACAGGCTGGATGGGATGGCCCAGGACCTTCGGATTCGCGGCGCCGAGTCGGTGAGCTACGCGAGCTTCGAGGCGGAAGACTTCGCCCGCCATCCCGCTTTGCTCGACCAAGCATACGAGGCCCTCGGCGGCCTCGACGTGGCCCTGATCGCCCACGGCACCCTGCCCGACCAGCGGGCTTGCGAGGCGAGCTTCGATACGGCGCGGCGGGAGCTGAACGTCAACGCCCTCGGCACGCTGTCGCTGCTGACCCACCTCGCCAACCGGCTGGAGAGCCAAGGGAGCGGAACACTGGCCGTGATCAGCTCACCTGCCGGCGATCGCGGCAGGCAAAGCAATTACGTCTACGGCGCGGCCAAGGCCATGGTCACGGTGTTCTGCCAGGGACTGCGCAACCGGCTGTTCGGGAGCGGCGTGCACGTCCTCACCATCAAACCCGGCTTCGTCGATACGCCGATGACCGCGGCCTTCGACAAGGGCATGCTGTGGGCGCAGCCGGAGCAGATCGCCGCGGGCATCGAAAAGGCCATCGGCAAAGGCAAGGATTCGGTTTACCTGCCGGGATTCTGGGCATTCATCATGCTGGCGATCAAACACATCCCGGAGGGAATCTTCAAGCGCCTGAAACTTTGA
- a CDS encoding IS630 family transposase translates to MEKVDARKLPREAQDEMRRQAMRMRVELKLPWREIARVVGVNINTVIGWSKRYSREGESGLKSKTRGRRYLSGRTLTLAQEWQLRSVIVGENPKQLSLPFALWNRRAVMQLVKVLFGIDMPIRTVGEYLLRWGYTPQRPMKRALEQNPVKVEQWRNDTYPAIAARAKAEGAVIYWGDETAVAEDGHWLRGDAPVGQTPVLAAPSKRHGLSMVSAISNQGLVRFEFTEEAMNTDWFIGFMTRLIADSRQKVFLILDNLKVHHAKRVTAWLAERKAQIEVFYLPPYSPEINPDEYLNRDFKTELRSSDRATSKKMLLQKANRFMEFLRKTPERVMAYFNHSAVQYAAFQDI, encoded by the coding sequence ATGGAAAAAGTTGATGCCCGGAAATTACCTCGCGAAGCCCAAGACGAAATGCGTCGGCAGGCGATGCGGATGCGTGTGGAATTGAAATTGCCTTGGCGGGAAATTGCGCGGGTGGTTGGCGTCAATATCAACACGGTCATTGGTTGGTCCAAGCGTTATTCAAGGGAGGGCGAGTCTGGCCTGAAATCGAAGACGCGAGGTCGTCGGTATTTGTCGGGACGGACGCTGACCCTGGCCCAGGAATGGCAATTGCGATCGGTCATCGTGGGCGAGAACCCCAAGCAATTGAGTCTGCCGTTTGCCTTGTGGAACCGGCGGGCGGTGATGCAACTGGTCAAGGTGCTGTTCGGCATCGACATGCCAATTCGCACCGTCGGCGAATACCTGCTGCGCTGGGGCTACACGCCGCAGCGCCCGATGAAGCGGGCACTGGAACAAAATCCGGTCAAGGTTGAGCAATGGCGCAACGACACTTATCCGGCGATCGCGGCCCGCGCCAAGGCAGAGGGTGCCGTCATTTACTGGGGTGACGAAACGGCGGTCGCGGAAGATGGACACTGGCTGCGCGGCGATGCGCCGGTGGGACAGACGCCAGTGCTTGCGGCGCCGAGCAAACGGCATGGCCTGTCGATGGTTTCGGCGATCAGCAACCAAGGACTGGTGCGCTTCGAGTTCACCGAGGAAGCCATGAACACCGATTGGTTCATTGGCTTCATGACGCGCCTGATCGCCGACAGCCGTCAGAAAGTTTTCCTGATCCTCGACAACCTGAAAGTGCATCATGCAAAACGCGTGACCGCTTGGTTGGCCGAGCGTAAAGCGCAGATCGAAGTCTTCTATCTCCCGCCGTACTCGCCCGAGATCAATCCCGACGAATACCTGAACCGGGACTTCAAAACCGAACTGCGATCCTCTGACCGAGCCACCAGCAAAAAAATGTTGCTTCAAAAGGCGAACCGATTCATGGAATTCCTCAGAAAAACACCAGAACGGGTGATGGCTTACTTCAATCATTCGGCTGTCCAATATGCAGCATTTCAGGATATTTGA
- a CDS encoding helix-turn-helix domain-containing protein, with product MEETNERTVRALIGMNKAQFAKLYPIFEEAYADIQQERVRQGEIKRVQKGGHVGYLDRMDKKLFFILYYLKTYCTFDVLGFHFGLSSGHAHRHVEQLLPVLRRSLAKLDLLPERALTTPGEMMKLIEKHGDLIIDGVECGCVRPQDDDQQKARYSGKKNDIRLKP from the coding sequence ATGGAAGAAACCAACGAACGTACTGTCAGAGCCCTGATCGGAATGAACAAGGCTCAATTCGCCAAGCTCTACCCTATCTTTGAAGAGGCCTATGCGGATATTCAGCAAGAACGTGTTAGGCAAGGCGAAATAAAACGGGTACAAAAAGGAGGTCATGTTGGCTATCTCGATCGGATGGATAAGAAGCTGTTCTTCATTTTGTATTACCTCAAGACCTACTGTACCTTCGATGTCCTGGGCTTCCATTTTGGCTTGAGTTCGGGGCATGCGCATCGACATGTGGAACAACTTCTGCCCGTGTTGCGGCGCAGCTTGGCGAAGCTCGATCTGCTGCCAGAGCGGGCGCTGACGACACCGGGAGAGATGATGAAACTGATTGAAAAACATGGCGATCTCATCATTGACGGAGTGGAATGCGGTTGCGTCAGGCCGCAGGATGACGATCAGCAAAAAGCCCGCTATAGCGGCAAAAAAAACGACATACGGTTAAAACCTTAG
- a CDS encoding Lon protease family protein, producing MIDHPAALPPERLHISCDPARFGFETTAELPDTEIIIGQPRALEAIQLSLKIAQKGFNVFVLGPPGSGKLTAALELAERIAASQPPPSDWCYVNNFANPAQPKALRLPAGWGRHLAHDMEVVVEDLVTALPAAFEGEEYRTRAEKIEQEAREREAEAVNRLRAEALRSRIALIETPTGFAFAPMLREKDEIISPEQFQNLSDQERQAIESTVADLQQQLQKVLRQFPAWRKEARGKIKALNREIAEYTVSHQFADLKARYASLPGVIDYLNLAQADIIEHTESFLPKSEGVISLFEGPQKAPAQRYRINLVVDHSEHTAAPIVQEELPTHGNLIGRIEHQAHMGALVTDFTMIRAGALHKANGGYLLLDARKLLTQPFAWETLKRALHAGEIRIESLERSLSLISTTSLEPEPIPLDLKVILFGERVLYFLLDIYDPEFREFFKIAADFEDTLPRDTASMAMYARMVATLARREKLRPLHRDAVARTIEQASRRSGDSEKMSAHLRSLADLVREADFYAGSEGRALITAADVERAIDRQIHRSDRIRCQVQEAIRRGLILIDTEGAVTGQINGLSVVQLNDFSFGQPSRITATTRPGTGRILDIEKETELGGALHSKGVLILGNFLASRYSGAQGFSVSASLVFEQSYGGVDGDSASLAELCAVLSSIADIPIRQNLAVTGSVDQRGRVQPIGGVNEKIEGFFDICAARGLTGDHGVIIPTANVMHLMLRQDVVQAAAEGKFHVYAVSEVDEALELLTGVPVGQRDEAGAFPEGSLNRKVEERLKAFAAVLRSLQKSGEETGGEKP from the coding sequence ATGATCGACCATCCCGCCGCGCTCCCCCCCGAGCGTCTCCACATCTCCTGCGACCCTGCCCGATTCGGGTTCGAAACGACCGCCGAGCTGCCGGACACCGAGATCATCATCGGCCAGCCCCGCGCCCTGGAAGCGATTCAACTGAGCCTCAAAATCGCGCAGAAGGGTTTCAACGTGTTCGTGCTGGGCCCGCCCGGCAGCGGCAAGCTGACCGCCGCGCTCGAACTCGCGGAACGCATCGCCGCCAGCCAGCCGCCGCCGAGCGACTGGTGCTACGTCAACAACTTCGCCAACCCGGCGCAGCCCAAGGCCTTGCGTCTGCCGGCCGGATGGGGGCGGCATCTGGCGCACGACATGGAAGTGGTGGTCGAGGATCTGGTCACCGCTCTCCCGGCCGCCTTCGAAGGCGAGGAATACCGCACCCGCGCCGAAAAGATCGAGCAGGAGGCACGCGAGCGGGAAGCCGAGGCGGTCAATCGGCTGAGGGCGGAGGCCTTGCGCAGCCGCATCGCCCTGATCGAGACCCCGACCGGTTTTGCTTTCGCGCCGATGCTGCGCGAGAAAGACGAGATCATCAGTCCGGAACAGTTCCAGAACCTGTCGGACCAGGAACGCCAAGCCATCGAATCCACCGTCGCCGATCTGCAGCAGCAGCTGCAGAAAGTCCTCCGCCAGTTCCCCGCCTGGCGCAAGGAGGCACGTGGCAAGATCAAGGCGCTGAACCGCGAGATCGCCGAATACACGGTCTCGCATCAGTTCGCCGACCTCAAAGCCCGCTATGCCAGCCTGCCGGGCGTGATCGATTACCTGAACCTGGCCCAGGCCGACATCATCGAGCACACGGAATCGTTTCTCCCCAAATCCGAAGGCGTCATCAGCCTGTTCGAAGGGCCGCAGAAGGCGCCGGCACAGCGCTACCGGATCAACCTCGTGGTCGATCACAGCGAACACACCGCGGCGCCCATCGTCCAGGAAGAGCTGCCGACCCACGGCAACCTGATCGGCCGGATCGAACACCAGGCCCACATGGGAGCACTGGTGACGGATTTCACCATGATACGGGCGGGAGCGCTGCACAAGGCCAACGGCGGCTATCTCCTGCTCGATGCGCGCAAGCTGCTGACTCAACCGTTTGCCTGGGAGACACTGAAGCGCGCCCTGCATGCCGGAGAGATTCGCATCGAGTCGCTGGAGCGCAGCCTCAGCCTCATCAGCACGACCAGCCTGGAACCGGAGCCGATTCCGCTGGACCTCAAGGTCATCCTGTTCGGCGAGCGGGTGCTGTATTTTCTGCTGGACATCTACGACCCGGAATTCCGGGAGTTCTTCAAAATCGCGGCCGATTTCGAGGACACCCTGCCGCGCGACACGGCCTCGATGGCCATGTACGCCCGGATGGTGGCCACCCTCGCCCGCCGCGAGAAACTGCGGCCGCTACACCGGGACGCGGTGGCCCGCACCATCGAGCAGGCGTCGCGGCGGAGCGGAGACAGCGAGAAGATGAGCGCGCATCTGCGCAGCCTTGCCGATCTGGTCAGGGAGGCCGACTTCTACGCCGGCAGCGAGGGACGCGCCCTGATCACGGCCGCCGACGTCGAACGCGCCATCGACCGCCAGATCCACCGCTCCGACCGCATCCGCTGCCAAGTCCAGGAGGCCATACGGCGGGGTTTGATACTGATCGACACCGAAGGCGCGGTGACCGGCCAGATCAATGGCCTCTCCGTGGTCCAGCTCAACGATTTCTCCTTCGGCCAGCCCTCGCGGATCACCGCCACCACCCGCCCCGGCACCGGCCGCATCCTCGACATCGAGAAGGAAACCGAACTCGGCGGCGCCCTGCACAGCAAGGGCGTGCTGATCCTCGGCAACTTCCTGGCCTCGCGCTATTCCGGCGCGCAGGGTTTTTCGGTCTCCGCCAGCCTGGTGTTCGAGCAGTCCTATGGCGGGGTGGACGGCGACAGCGCTTCGCTGGCCGAACTGTGCGCCGTGCTATCGTCGATCGCCGACATACCCATCCGGCAGAATCTGGCCGTGACCGGCTCGGTCGACCAGCGCGGCCGGGTGCAGCCCATCGGCGGCGTGAACGAAAAGATCGAAGGCTTCTTCGACATCTGCGCGGCCCGCGGCCTGACCGGCGACCACGGCGTGATCATCCCGACCGCCAACGTCATGCATCTGATGCTGCGGCAGGACGTCGTGCAGGCCGCCGCCGAAGGAAAATTCCATGTCTATGCGGTGTCCGAGGTCGACGAGGCGCTGGAACTCCTCACCGGCGTGCCCGTGGGGCAGCGCGACGAAGCCGGCGCGTTTCCCGAAGGATCGCTGAACCGGAAGGTGGAAGAACGGCTCAAGGCCTTCGCCGCGGTGCTGCGCAGCCTGCAGAAGAGTGGCGAAGAAACGGGCGGGGAGAAACCTTGA
- a CDS encoding DUF3422 family protein, translating to MLPTHSHADRRELNDEIHARAYENLFAPEQVSQLIMLVTPEDRANESAHIAKLCRAWRVSAPEAAGQIYFDNGEVRVQIERHQEFTRYRFSRRVDGVGSFENSLCNALPVDWLGKLPGTLLVAAHVELVPQQEQSRFRSEEDLSRVFEGNRVIGSKIAGGAGRAYTDFRIHADGYSRFLVVDESLSPGQAGRTVQRLLEIETYRMLALMAFPEARKLIPRLRVADHELLRLTACLTTDGGEADEAIQAELSELAANVENLLSASYSRFDASRAYHAIVNTRLEQLREQRIPGFPTFTEYLTRRLAPAMQTCVAVAHGLEQLSRRIANANQLLTTRIDVKLAQQNQSLLQSMNRRAKLQLRLQQTVEGLSAVAITYYGVSLANELFKGLKAAGLNFVNVEFMTGLSVPWVGYMVYRGLCRFRETIEQDELSEQK from the coding sequence ATGTTACCGACTCACAGCCATGCGGACCGCAGGGAGCTGAACGATGAAATTCATGCGCGGGCCTACGAGAACCTGTTCGCTCCGGAACAGGTGTCGCAACTGATCATGCTGGTGACGCCCGAAGACCGCGCCAACGAGTCTGCGCACATCGCGAAGCTGTGCCGAGCCTGGCGGGTATCCGCGCCGGAGGCGGCTGGGCAGATTTACTTCGACAACGGCGAGGTGCGGGTTCAGATCGAGCGCCACCAGGAATTCACCCGCTACCGGTTCAGTCGGCGCGTCGACGGCGTCGGGTCGTTCGAAAACTCGTTGTGCAATGCGTTGCCGGTCGACTGGCTCGGTAAGCTGCCGGGGACTTTGTTGGTCGCAGCCCACGTCGAACTCGTGCCGCAGCAGGAACAAAGCCGGTTCCGCAGCGAAGAAGACTTGAGCCGGGTATTCGAAGGCAACCGGGTGATCGGATCGAAGATCGCCGGCGGCGCCGGGCGGGCCTACACCGATTTCCGCATTCATGCGGACGGCTACAGCCGCTTCCTGGTGGTGGACGAATCGCTTTCTCCGGGCCAGGCGGGCCGGACCGTGCAGCGCCTTCTGGAAATCGAGACTTACCGGATGCTCGCGCTTATGGCGTTCCCCGAGGCGCGCAAGCTGATTCCGCGGCTGCGCGTAGCCGACCACGAGCTGTTGCGCCTCACGGCCTGCCTGACCACGGATGGCGGCGAGGCCGACGAAGCCATTCAGGCGGAGCTGTCCGAGCTGGCGGCCAACGTCGAGAACCTGCTGTCGGCGAGTTATTCCCGCTTCGATGCCTCCCGGGCCTACCACGCCATCGTCAACACCCGGCTCGAGCAGTTGCGCGAGCAGCGCATTCCCGGCTTTCCGACCTTTACCGAATATCTGACCCGGCGGCTGGCGCCGGCCATGCAGACCTGCGTAGCGGTGGCGCATGGACTGGAGCAATTGTCACGCCGGATCGCCAATGCCAACCAGTTGCTGACCACCCGCATCGACGTCAAGCTGGCCCAGCAGAACCAGTCCCTGCTGCAGTCCATGAACCGCCGCGCCAAGCTGCAACTGCGCCTGCAGCAGACCGTGGAAGGGCTGTCGGCGGTCGCCATCACCTACTACGGCGTGTCGCTGGCCAACGAACTGTTCAAGGGCTTGAAAGCCGCCGGCCTCAATTTCGTGAACGTGGAATTCATGACCGGCCTCAGCGTGCCCTGGGTCGGCTACATGGTCTACCGCGGCCTGTGCCGCTTCAGGGAAACGATCGAGCAGGACGAACTTTCGGAGCAGAAGTGA
- a CDS encoding FAD-binding oxidoreductase: protein MRLTGWGRKPVVDADMLAPRSISEVQIRCRQTPFRGIPRGNGRSYGDSALAPRVLSSRRLDRFLAFDAETGVLRCEAGVLLADILDVSVPRGWFLPATPGTKLISVGGAIASDVHGKSHHLEGCFSRHLERFSLMLADGETLECSRTQHADLFRATCGGMGLTGFILEASLRLKPIRSAYLRETTFKAENLDHALSLFSEHAGAPYSVAWIDCLATGPRLGRSLLMTGDFIDDGRLRAPVKSPLSVPFDVPGFALNRYSVAAFNALYYHRVRTAQRERMVHFDPFFYPLDGIGHWNRIYGKSGFTQYQFVVPREAGHGGIGAVLKRIVASKRGSFLAVLKTFGPANDNPLSFPMEGYTLALDFKLEPGLLPFLEELDRIVLDHGGRIYLTKDVRMSGDTFRAGYPRWEAFQELRRKYGADTTFRSLQSERLGL, encoded by the coding sequence ATGCGACTGACCGGCTGGGGGCGCAAGCCCGTCGTCGACGCCGACATGCTGGCGCCGCGGTCGATATCCGAGGTGCAGATCCGATGCCGGCAGACGCCGTTCCGCGGCATCCCGCGTGGCAACGGCCGCAGCTACGGAGACAGCGCCCTGGCTCCACGAGTCTTGAGCAGCCGTCGGCTGGACCGGTTTCTGGCGTTCGATGCAGAAACCGGGGTGCTGCGCTGCGAGGCCGGCGTGCTGCTGGCCGACATCCTCGACGTGTCCGTGCCGCGCGGCTGGTTTCTGCCTGCGACGCCAGGCACCAAGCTGATCAGCGTCGGCGGTGCCATCGCCAGCGATGTGCACGGCAAGAGCCATCACCTCGAAGGCTGCTTCAGCCGGCATCTGGAGCGCTTTTCGCTCATGCTGGCCGACGGCGAGACTCTCGAGTGCTCGAGGACGCAGCATGCGGATCTGTTCCGGGCCACCTGCGGCGGCATGGGGCTGACCGGTTTCATCCTGGAAGCCTCGCTCCGGCTCAAGCCCATCCGCAGCGCCTATCTGCGGGAAACCACCTTCAAGGCCGAAAATCTCGATCACGCCCTATCCCTGTTTTCAGAGCATGCCGGCGCCCCCTACTCGGTCGCCTGGATCGATTGCCTCGCCACCGGTCCGAGGCTGGGCCGGTCGCTCCTCATGACCGGCGACTTCATCGACGACGGCCGCCTGCGGGCACCCGTCAAGTCACCACTTTCCGTGCCGTTCGATGTGCCGGGCTTTGCCCTGAACCGCTACAGCGTCGCCGCGTTCAATGCGCTGTATTACCACAGGGTGAGGACGGCGCAACGCGAGCGCATGGTGCATTTCGACCCGTTCTTCTATCCGCTGGACGGCATAGGCCACTGGAACCGGATTTACGGCAAGTCGGGTTTCACCCAGTACCAGTTCGTGGTCCCGCGGGAAGCCGGCCACGGCGGGATCGGGGCGGTACTGAAGCGAATCGTTGCGTCCAAACGAGGCTCGTTCCTCGCCGTGCTCAAGACTTTCGGCCCCGCCAACGACAACCCTCTGTCCTTTCCCATGGAAGGCTACACCCTGGCGTTGGACTTCAAGCTGGAGCCGGGACTGTTGCCGTTTCTCGAGGAACTGGACCGCATCGTTCTGGATCACGGCGGGCGGATCTACCTGACCAAGGATGTGCGCATGAGTGGAGACACCTTTCGCGCCGGTTATCCGCGTTGGGAGGCATTCCAGGAGTTGCGCCGAAAATATGGAGCGGACACCACCTTCCGCTCGTTGCAATCGGAACGTCTGGGGCTTTGA
- the rdgC gene encoding recombination-associated protein RdgC has translation MWFKNLVLYRFTEAFTHTAEQLEEALAVRRFAPCGSMELATAGWCPPLRRDDLPLVHAANGYLMISLLKEEKILPASVVNEALEERAEEIEARRGTPVGRKERRDLRDEVFNSLLPRAFSHTRRIYAYVDPRGGWLVVDSASTKKAEELVSLLRQTLGSLPVAPVATQARPAAVMTGWLLEQDLPSDVVIEDECELRSPDEEGGIVRCRRQDLSAPEIRNHIDAGKEVVRLAVSWNDRLSFTLDDALGIKKLRFLDVIQEQAAEIDAADEMERFDADFAIMTLELSQFLARLVELFGGEAVQRQALADKSS, from the coding sequence ATGTGGTTCAAGAACCTCGTCCTCTACCGATTCACCGAAGCCTTCACCCATACCGCGGAACAACTGGAAGAAGCCCTCGCGGTGCGCCGCTTCGCGCCCTGCGGCAGCATGGAGCTGGCCACCGCCGGCTGGTGTCCGCCGCTGCGCCGTGACGATCTGCCGTTGGTGCATGCCGCCAACGGCTACCTGATGATTTCCTTGCTCAAGGAAGAAAAAATCCTCCCGGCCTCGGTGGTGAACGAAGCGCTGGAAGAACGGGCGGAGGAGATCGAGGCGCGGCGCGGGACGCCGGTCGGCCGCAAGGAACGCCGGGACCTGCGCGACGAGGTGTTCAACAGCCTGCTGCCTCGCGCCTTCAGCCATACGCGTCGGATCTACGCCTATGTCGATCCGCGCGGCGGCTGGCTGGTGGTGGACAGCGCCAGCACCAAGAAGGCGGAGGAGCTGGTCAGCCTGCTGCGGCAGACGCTCGGCTCCCTGCCGGTGGCGCCGGTCGCGACTCAGGCCCGTCCAGCGGCGGTGATGACAGGCTGGCTGCTGGAGCAGGACCTGCCTTCGGACGTCGTCATCGAAGACGAGTGCGAGCTGCGCTCGCCGGACGAGGAGGGCGGCATCGTCCGCTGCCGCAGGCAGGACCTGTCGGCGCCGGAAATCCGCAACCACATCGATGCGGGCAAGGAAGTCGTGCGGTTGGCGGTGAGCTGGAACGACCGGTTGAGCTTCACCCTGGACGATGCGCTGGGAATCAAGAAGCTGCGTTTCCTGGACGTGATCCAGGAACAGGCGGCGGAAATCGACGCGGCCGACGAAATGGAGCGTTTCGATGCGGACTTTGCCATCATGACGCTGGAGCTGTCACAATTTCTGGCACGGCTCGTCGAACTCTTCGGCGGCGAGGCCGTCCAACGACAGGCGTTGGCGGACAAATCAAGCTGA
- a CDS encoding L,D-transpeptidase family protein — protein sequence MSANRMTLLAQHCAAIALGGLLSSAVCAEVLPLPADGSDLVGQIKYVPASQEDTLIDIAREYSVGQDEIVMANPRVDRWLPGAGTQVMVPRQFILPNAPRNGIVVNIPEMRLYFYPSAGKGAKPTTVVTYPISIGRMDWRSPLGVTKVVAKVKDPVWRPPASIKAEHAKNGEILPDVVPAGPNNPLGQFAMRLGVPGYLIHGTDQDKSYGIGMRVTHGCIRMYPEDVARLFPEVAVGTPVNLVNQPVKLGWRGDTLYIEVSGSLDEDGLSADDLMAKAVSLIQKETATHPITIDEAALRKAVQEPTGVPTVISLSGGAPVEAAVPYAPAGARGPQITYEQPQTSEVERAQEAVTAEPSAPRYETQVEPPRMGAPVTSYGTEERPSAESLF from the coding sequence ATGAGTGCGAATCGGATGACCCTGTTGGCGCAGCATTGCGCCGCGATTGCCTTGGGCGGCCTGCTGTCTTCCGCGGTCTGCGCCGAGGTGCTGCCGCTGCCGGCCGACGGCTCGGACCTGGTCGGCCAGATCAAGTACGTTCCGGCCAGCCAGGAAGACACCTTGATCGACATCGCCAGGGAGTACAGCGTGGGCCAGGACGAGATCGTGATGGCCAACCCCAGGGTCGACCGCTGGCTGCCGGGTGCGGGCACCCAGGTCATGGTGCCGCGGCAGTTCATCCTCCCCAACGCGCCGCGCAATGGCATCGTCGTCAACATCCCCGAGATGCGGCTTTACTTCTATCCCAGCGCGGGCAAGGGCGCCAAGCCGACCACGGTGGTCACCTACCCCATCAGCATCGGCCGGATGGACTGGCGCTCGCCGCTGGGCGTGACCAAGGTGGTGGCCAAGGTGAAGGACCCGGTGTGGCGCCCGCCCGCCTCGATCAAGGCCGAGCATGCCAAAAACGGTGAAATCCTGCCCGACGTGGTCCCTGCCGGACCGAACAACCCCCTGGGCCAGTTCGCCATGCGTCTGGGCGTGCCCGGCTATCTCATCCACGGCACCGACCAGGACAAGTCCTACGGCATCGGCATGCGCGTGACCCACGGCTGCATCCGAATGTACCCGGAAGATGTCGCCAGGCTGTTTCCGGAAGTGGCCGTCGGCACCCCGGTGAATCTGGTGAACCAGCCGGTCAAGCTGGGCTGGCGCGGCGACACGCTCTATATCGAGGTGAGCGGGTCGCTGGACGAGGACGGGCTGAGCGCCGACGACCTGATGGCCAAAGCGGTGAGCCTGATCCAGAAGGAAACCGCCACGCACCCGATCACCATCGACGAGGCGGCGCTGCGGAAGGCGGTCCAGGAACCCACCGGCGTACCGACCGTGATCAGCCTGTCGGGGGGGGCGCCGGTCGAGGCCGCCGTCCCTTACGCACCAGCCGGAGCGAGGGGGCCGCAGATCACTTACGAGCAGCCGCAAACCAGCGAAGTCGAGCGCGCTCAGGAAGCCGTGACGGCCGAACCCTCCGCGCCGCGGTACGAGACCCAGGTCGAACCGCCCAGGATGGGCGCGCCGGTCACTTCGTATGGAACCGAGGAGCGTCCGTCGGCCGAAAGCCTGTTCTGA